The following are encoded in a window of Arctopsyche grandis isolate Sample6627 chromosome 2, ASM5162203v2, whole genome shotgun sequence genomic DNA:
- the LOC143922496 gene encoding immunoglobulin domain-containing protein oig-4: MPIIIQHKTPSATNYYEHKDGAKIVKSSHFELDYMLGRKITFFCMATGLPRPEITWFKDGIELYHHRFFQVHEWPLGNDTIKSKMEIDPTTQKDAGYYECQADNQYAIDRRGFRTDYVMFSY; the protein is encoded by the exons ATGCCCATCATTATACAACATAAAACACCATCAGCTACAAATTATTACGAACATAAAGAT GGTGCTAAAATAGTTAAGTCTTCACATTTCGAATTAGATTATATGCTAGGCAGAAAAATTACATTCTTTTGCATGGCCACAG GATTGCCGAGACCAGAGATAACGTGGTTCAAAGACGGTATAGAACTGTATCACCATAGATTTTTCCAG GTTCACGAATGGCCGTTAGGAAACGATACAATCAAATCTAAAATGGAAATAGATCCGACGACCCAAAAAGATGCAG GCTATTATGAGTGCCAAGCGGATAATCAATATGCTATCGACCGTCGAGGCTTCAGAACAGACTATGTAATGTTTAGTTATTAA
- the nkt gene encoding noktochor yields MKVSGAILVVCVMMLLFNYPVVGRRGRKISKTKSRVQIGLPITGKYRDVDSDQYYNNNNGAKILLASHFDYEYVLGHKIAFLCVARGSPRPHITWFKDGIEIFSHLYLHVHEWRMGKDKVKSKIEIDPATQMDAGVYECTADNMYSIDRRSFKTDFSIAFD; encoded by the exons ATGAAAGTTTCCGGAGCTATCTTAGTCGTCTGCGTGATGATGCTGCTTTTCAACTATCCTGTCGTCGGACGAAGAGGGCGAAAAATAAGCAAAACCAAATCCAGA GTGCAAATTGGTTTGCCGATTACTGGAAAATATCGAGATGTGGATTCAGATCAATATTACAACaacaataat GGTGCTAAAATATTGCTCGCTTCCCACTTTGATTATGAATACGTTCTTGGACATAAAATAGCGTTCTTGTGTGTGGCCAGAGGATCTCCACGGCCTCACATCACGTGGTTTAAGGATGgcattgaaatattttcccaCCTTTACCTCCAC GTGCACGAATGGCGCATGGGAAAAGACAAAGTCAAGTCCAAAATTGAAATAGATCCAGCGACACAGATGGACGCCGGTGTATATGAATGTACGGCTGACAATATGTATTCAATTGACAGACGTTCATTCAAAACAGATTTTTCTATTGCtttcgattaa
- the Plod gene encoding procollagen lysyl hydroxylase, translated as MLGRVAPSLLHIMNSSMKFIIISSFFIISISSASARQDDVVFLTVASNSTDGYQRYIRSASVYDIPVTTLGKGVKWTGGNMNYAGGGQKINLIKKQLEKMKDEGAKDDKIVIFTDSYDVIFLGDPSEIVKTFLSFENTRVLFSAEQFCWPDEALAAKYPNIEGARNKYLNSGGFIGYFKEIYEIISHTPVKDKDDDQLYYTKVYLDENLRKNLKIRLDHKSQIFQNLNGAVDEIELHINDSITYPYISNMVYNVKPLILHGNGPSKIYFNSLTNYLAKSWSPQLGCLKCEEKRKLLDMHNVPTVVVAVFVEQATPFIEEFFLRISSIDYPKDKIHLFVRNNVPYHKSHIKKFTESSSEYASFKQITPEDKIDEGSARMLAIHHCSVQKCDYLFVVDSIVHLDNKDTLRDLVEANLPFVAPMVTRSGKAWSNFWGALTLEGFYARSIDYMEIVHLVRRGVWNVPFINSCYLMNAAEVLRFSEAELTYKADNADPDMKICSSLRELGVFMYIMNEKDYGHLIDPETYDVTLTNPDVYQIFENKWDWEQRYIHAQYPENFNLEKKPAQPCPDVYWFPMTTTRFCKEYIEIMEAFGKWSDGANDDKRLEGGYEAVPTRDIHTNQVGLERHWLYILQQYVRPLQELVFTGYIHDPPRSLMNFVVRYKPDEQPSLRPHHDSSTYTINLALNTPGADYQGGGCHFIRYNCSVRDTRSGWLLMHPGRLTHYHEGLLVTEGVRYIMVSFVDP; from the exons ATGTTAGGTCGTGTCGCGCCGTCACTCCTGCACATAATGAATTCTTCAATGAAATTCATTATTATCTCATCATTTTTTATCATATCAATTTCTTCTGCTTCTGCACGGCAAG ATGACGTTGTCTTTTTGACGGTTGCTTCGAATAGCACAGATGGTTACCAAAGGTATATAAGATCAGCATCTGTGTACGATATACCTGTCACAACGCTAGGAAAAGGTGTAAAATGGACCGGCGGCAACATGAACTATGCCGGTGGCggccaaaaaataaatttgatcaaaAAACAACTGGAGAAAATGAAAGATGAAGGAGCCAAGGATGATAAAATTGTCATATTCACTGACAG TTACGATGTAATATTTctgggagatccatctgaaatCGTCAAGACATTTTTGTCTTTCGAAAATACCAGAGTTTTATTCTCGGCCGAGCAGTTTTGTTGGCCCGATGAAGCTTTGGCTGCAAAATATCCCAACATTGAAGGCGCCaggaataaatatttgaattccgGTGGATTTATTG gTTATTTCAAAGAAATCTATGAAATCATTTCTCATACACCAGTCAAGGATAAGGATGATGATCAACTGTATTATACGAAAGTATATCTAGACGAGAATTTgcgaaaaaatttgaaaatacggTTAGATCATAAATCACAAATCTTTCAAAACCTCAATGGTGCTGTAG ACGAAATCGAACTACACATCAACGACAGTATAACTTATCCATACATTTCAAACATGGTGTATAATGTGAAACCACTTATTTTACATGGAAATGGACCTTCAAAGATTTATTTCAATTCCTTGACTAACTATTTGGCCAAATCATGGTCGCCACAACTCGGTTGCTTGAAATGCGAAGAAAAACGAAAACTTCTagat ATGCATAACGTTCCGACGGTGGTCGTGGCTGTGTTTGTTGAGCAAGCTACACCTTTCATCGAAGAATTTTTCTTGAGAATTTCTAGCATTGACTATCCAAAagataaaatacatttgtttgtaaGAAATAACGTTCCGTACCACAAgtctcatattaaaaaattcacaGAGAGTTCATCCGAGTATGCGAGCTTTAAACAAATTACACCAGAAGATAAGATCGACGAAGGATCGGCTAGAATGCTtgcaat TCACCATTGCTCCGTCCAGAAGTGTGATTATTTATTCGTGGTGGATTCTATCGTCCACTTGGACAATAAAGACACGTTGCGCGATCTGGTAGAGGCCAACTTACCATTTGTTGCTCCAATGGTGACTCGTTCAGGAAAGGCATGGTCCAATTTCTGGGGAGCTCTAACATTGGAAGGCTTTTACGCTCGCTCTATCGATTATATGGAGATCGTTCATTTAGTCAGGAG AGGAGTATGGAATGTACCGTTTATAAACTCTTGCTATTTGATGAATGCGGCTGAAGTTCTCCGTTTCAGTGAGGCGGAATTGACTTACAAAGCAGATAATGCTGATCCAGACATGAAGATTTGCTCGAGTCTGCGTGAACTT GGTGTGTTTATGTATATCATGAATGAAAAAGATTACGGACATTTGATAGATCCTGAAACTTACGATGTAACACTTACCAATCCTGATGTGTATCAAATATTCGAAAATAAATGGGACTGGGAGCAGCGTTACATCCACGCCCAGTATCCGGAGAATTTTAATCTCGAGAAAAAACCTGCTCAA CCTTGCCCAGATGTATATTGGTTTCCCATGACCACTACTAGGTTTTGTAaggaatatattgaaataatggaGGCCTTTGGCAAGTGGTCCGATGGAGCTAATgat GATAAACGTTTAGAAGGTGGATATGAAGCGGTTCCTACTAGAGATATTCATACTAATCAAGTTGGATTAGAAAGACATTGGTTATACATTTTACAGCAGTATGTTAGACCACTTCAAGAACTCGTCTTCACTGGATACATTCACGAC CCACCACGTTCTCTGATGAATTTCGTAGTACGTTACAAGCCCGACGAACAACCTTCTCTTAGACCACACCATGACAGTTCAACGTATACCATTAATTTAGCGTTAAATACTCccg GTGCTGACTATCAAGGGGGTGGATGTCATTTCATTCGTTACAATTGTTCCGTACGTGACACTCGCTCAGGATGGTTGTTGATGCATCCAGGTAGACTGACTCATTACCACGAAGGACTCTTAGTTACCGAAGGTGTTCGCTATATTATGGTGTCTTTTGTGGATCCgtga